The Candidatus Woesearchaeota archaeon genomic interval ATAACTAAAAAATCTACATAAACATGGCGAGCCTCCTTTTTGATATTCATAAAACACAACTACCCTTAAGAGCATGTAAAGTTAAGAATTTATTCCTTTTCTTTTATAATGGGGGAGTTCCAATCCTTTAGTCATAGTGCCTTTTACTTTGTAAAAGAGGCATATGTTTTTAGACTTTTGCAGAGATCCAGAAAAACAAAAACTTACAATCTTGAGGAGTATTAGAAAGAATAATGGTTCTTTTAATGCATTATATGCTCCTCTAGAGGTTGCAGAAGCAACTTATCTAGCCGAACTTCTTGGAGTTGATTATAAACTTGGACCAACGAGTGAAGCACCATTTGATAGAATAATTCTTGATCTTTCTAGAAAAATAAGTGACAATCCCTTTAAAATGATTTGGTACTCTGAAGTGCCTGATAGACCTACCTCATATCTCAAAGGCAATCAAAAGTGTGTTTACCTAACAGATTCTCCTGAAGAAATTCATAATAAACTTAAAGATGATACTTACAGTCAATGGTTATTGGATGTACTAAAACCTTTCAATGCTTCATCCTTAAACTTAGAAGAGAATATTTGTAATATTTCAAAAGCCATATTAGATAAAATTTGAGATACATTTATAAATTAAAAAATAACAAGTATGCAGAATGGTAAAAGAAGTAGAATCATTTTACGATAAAGTAGCAGTTAATTACTCCGATCACGACGATAGAGTATGTGATCGAATAGTTGAACATTTCATTATAGACAATCTCCAAAAAAACAAAATACTCAAAATTCTAGATGCAGGTGGAGGTACTGGTAGGTTTTCTGAACCACTATTAAAAAAAGGCCATAATATTGTATTAACAGAACTATCTAAAGAGATGTTAAACAAAGCAAAAAATAAATTAAAATCTTACTCAAATATAGAATTTATTAAAAATTCGATTACTAATATGGCTGAATTTAAAGATGAGTCATTTGATGTTGTATTAATGATAAATGCCATATTAGATTATTGTGGAGACTATAATGAAGCCATGCAAGAAGCACATAGAATCCTCAAAAAAGGAGGATTATTGATGGCAACAGTAAATAATAGGTTGATATATTGTAAATCCCATGAGCTTAAAGAAGGCAATTATGAATCATTTAGAAAGAATATGAAAACAGGAGATAGATATATTGTTTGGGGTGGACAAATGAAAGGCCATATAAGTCATGAGTTTACATTGGATGAGTTAAGAAATTCCCTTACTCAAAATGGTTTTAAAATAAAAAAAGTATTAGGTATTTTTAATCTTATGGATAAATACGAAATGAATAATCTCAAGAATGAAGAAGAGTTCATTAAAATACAAATAGAATATGCCGAATTACAGGAATATATAAATAATTCTCAAGACTTTTTCTTTGTTGGTGAAAAATAAGAAGTTTACGTATCTGAATGGAACCTAAATATGTTAATAAAAGAAGCTTCGCTTTTGAGATAATCAAATTGCCCCCTTGATAACTTGTTCTTAATGTATCGCGTTCGCTCAATGGAAAGAACTCTTAGACCTCCGGTGCTACGCACATTTACATTCGGCTTCGCCTCGAAGATTGATAATTCTATATCAACTCCAAAATTACACCGAAAACAAAAATTTGGTAGGACTCGTGGATTTAAGTTTAAGAAAAAGGTATTTGTATTGCCATAACAGGAGCCTCATGACAGCCAACTCTTAGAAATTCTCAGATATTATTATCATGAAATATCTTTTTTTAATAATGTTTATAATAAAAAAGCCCGATTTTCTTAATATCTTTTTTGCTTCTTCAGAAGTATAAAACTTTTGGTGAGAACTCTCTTTTTTTCTTAGTTCTTTGTCCCATTTTTTCACAACCTTATAATCTCCACACCAATCAAATATAACAAAAATGCCTTTATCTTTTAGGACCTTATTGATCTCTTTTATCTTCTTTTTTGGATTGTTAATATGGTGCAGTAACCTAATTGCGAAGACATAGTCAAACAAATTATTTCCAAATCTTAAATTATTTAGCGACATATTTGATATTCTGATCTTTTTTCTATTCTTCACCCTTTCTCTTGCAACTTTGATGAAGTTTGGTGTAATGTCTATACCTGTTAAGTTTAATCTATTCTTGTATTTATTGTCTAAATCTATAAGCAAATCTCCAGTTCCGCATCCTATATCCAAGATTTTATCTCCTTTCTTTAAATTAAGCAAACTAATTATTAATTGCCTATATTTCTTATTTCTTTTTT includes:
- a CDS encoding class I SAM-dependent methyltransferase — encoded protein: MVKEVESFYDKVAVNYSDHDDRVCDRIVEHFIIDNLQKNKILKILDAGGGTGRFSEPLLKKGHNIVLTELSKEMLNKAKNKLKSYSNIEFIKNSITNMAEFKDESFDVVLMINAILDYCGDYNEAMQEAHRILKKGGLLMATVNNRLIYCKSHELKEGNYESFRKNMKTGDRYIVWGGQMKGHISHEFTLDELRNSLTQNGFKIKKVLGIFNLMDKYEMNNLKNEEEFIKIQIEYAELQEYINNSQDFFFVGEK
- a CDS encoding class I SAM-dependent methyltransferase is translated as MKQYEKNIIKDFSEWSPKCTHPGAGSLDQEKRNKKYRQLIISLLNLKKGDKILDIGCGTGDLLIDLDNKYKNRLNLTGIDITPNFIKVARERVKNRKKIRISNMSLNNLRFGNNLFDYVFAIRLLHHINNPKKKIKEINKVLKDKGIFVIFDWCGDYKVVKKWDKELRKKESSHQKFYTSEEAKKILRKSGFFIINIIKKRYFMIIISENF